The genomic segment AACTGTAACGTAATCCAAATAAATACCACACCACCGGGGGGTGTATTTAAAGAATTCGTAAACGCCACCGGGGGGCTACCAAAGCAAAACACAACTGTAACGTAATCCAAATAAATACCACACCACCGGGGGGTGTATTTAAAGAATTCGTAAACGCCACCGGAGGGCTACTAAAACAAGTCACAACTGAATACTTCACATAAATACTTGCGACAACAGCAGGGTTGCACACAAAAAATTCTTATACGCCACCGGGGGGCTGTCATATAACAAATGACAAAGCTAAACGCTATCCAATCACCCGCCGACCTCCAGGAGGAAGGCAGGACTTCAATAAAATGGTCTTCTTGTACATGAAACTGAACAGTACAATGCTGAAGTAGGTCAATTGAAAAACCGCGCTAGACATACCTGAGCAAATCTTCTAATATCGGCATACAGGACACCACCCTTTCGGAGAGGTACAAAAACCCACAGTGGAGGGACAACTATCGTCAGCGAAGTCAATCCGAATTGCAAGACATCGAGACTTAAGTGCCTTGGTACCAAACAAGGTATTCTGTGCCCTACCCTTAACGAAGAGATCGGGTCTGTTCGGAAGAAACAGGCAGTCTTTTACGAATGAATTTAGATGAACACCGTCATTGCAGAATAAAGGCCAGAACTGAGCCGATTTCCACATAGGTACAATCAGAGTGCCTAACCCCTTACAATCACGCAAGTGACACAACACTCTGCCGATGAGAGTTGTCGGAGGTACAAGCCAGTTATTATCTGAGGACCAATCTTGTGAAAAAGCATCAACAGCCTCAGCACCCGGCTGAAGGAATCTGAAATTAAACCTGGGCAATTTAGCGTAGTAACTGCAAGCAAATCTGTCAACAGAATGCGGGCCCCAGAGCTCTTCGAGATGAAAAAACACGTCATCAATAACAGAATAATCGTCAAAATCAACTATCTTGCTGAAAAAATCTGCCTGAGAATTTTGATCGCGCGGTATCCAATTCATAGCTAGCTGAATTTGCCTGCGAGAGGTGAAAAGAAAAATGTCCAAAGCAATGTCTTGCAACTCTTTAACCATACTGCCACACTGAATAATCCTAACAACATTTTGATTATCGGTGTTACAGCGTACTCTACGACCAGATAAGTGAGCTTCAAAAGCTGCAAGCGCAAACTTAATTGCAGCAAGTTCCCAAAACTTTGGACGGAACAAAAGGGGGTGGCCAGAACAAAACACcatttaaagttttcaaattgtctctCCAAAAGTGAAGCTCTTGTTTACCCTGATCttgcacaaaaacaaaggagTTCCAAGAATGTCGCGAATTAATGACAAAATGCAAATATCTAGTCATGATTAAGGTAACGTTCCCACAACTGGAAGTCATTGAAATAATCTGACCAACAATCGACGCAACTGTCTTGACATGAACAAAAGCAGATTGTTCCAGATTGGAACAAACGTCATTAAGATCAGAACAGAGCTTTTCAATTCTGGCATCGGAGGCGAAAATAAAACCGGTGTGGGTGTCAATATTGTAACCAATCCATGAAAATTTATTCGTGGGCTCCCAGTTTGATTTCTCGTGATTAATTTCAAATCCGCATCGCGAAAGGTCAGAACGCACTAAAGAACTGTTTATCTTGGTCGCCTCTAATGAGGAACCTGCACCAACTCCATCGTCAAAAAATATGGCAATAGGGATCCCCTGTGACCTCCAATGGGTTATCAGTGGTTTTAACAACTTGGTAAAAATAAAAGGCGCACTGGAAAGaccaaaaggtaaaacagtaAACTGGAAATACCTAGTATGACCTTTACCAAAATCCCAGGAGAAAGCCAAATATTTTCGGTGATCAGAAAAAATGTCCACATGATGGTATCCAGACTTTAAATCAAAGGAGAAaacgaaaaagtcttttgaaaaAACGTTCTTAATGGTATGTAAATCTTCACACCtaaatttctttttgtaaatgTGTAAATTAATACGTCTCAAATCCAAAATAAGCTTGCCAGAACTTTGAACTGAAACACTAAGTGGATTGACTATATCAGGGGAAGAAAACACCTCTTCGATACGATTGTCGCGCAAAAGTTCCAAAATAGCGTCACCAACAAATTCGCTCTCGTTAACGGCTGAACCATTGTTCTTGCAAAACCGAGGTGGAGGCGTAGAAGTAAACGGTATTTTGTACCCACATCTAATTATACTCAGTATAAAGTCTGGAGCGCCTAAAAGCTGCCAGTGCCCAAttgatttaaacaattttcccttGACAGAAACTTGTGGGCGATCAGCAGAAACGTTGAAAGGAACTACATCTTCAAACTCAAAGTTCTCACTCTCGCATAGAGAGACTTCGGGACAAACTTCGGCGAAATCACACTGGGAAATATtagaaaaattgtcaaacatacCTTTTCCACCATCATGCAGTCATCTGTTAcccaacaaattacctttagATCCTGAACGCTGAGTTTGGGAGCATTCCGATCTCCACTGGCCAAACTTACCACAGGCAAAACAATTCCCATTTCTTGACGGAAAGGAAGAAGGCGTCACTGGCAGCCGCTCATTCGGGTTACGCCAGGAACCCATCGCAGAAAAGCCACGAGAATTCTGTGGACCATACTGCAAGGTCGGAATACGACGAGCCGAGGTAGAACGCTTAACTGACTTCTTGGAAGCAGCAGAGCTCAAAGCCTTCTCAGCTCTCTCTTCTGCTCTGCGAATCTTCTTGCCGTCGACCTCGCTGTCAGCAAGTTCATGCTGGGTATACTCCTCGACGGTCTTCCAACCGAACTCCGATTTATCTGCCAACAAGATAAGCTTTTGCCTTTTGGAAAGCAAGGTCGTACCTTCTGAGAGTGACGCTTTAACCTTCTCAACTGCATTCACCTCCAAATGTGACTTGGCGTCCTCCAACGTGTCCTGAAGCTTAGAATTCAATTTATACTGAAACTCGTTCCCTTTACGTTTGAACGATTTTGGCTCTTCTCGACGAAGCCTTTTAATTTCTCTTAACTGCTCGTCAGCAGCTTCAACGCTGGAGCGCTTAATATTCTCCACAGAATCTGCCACTAATTTAGAAACTTGACCTAACAAAGCTACATTGTTTTGAGCCAACGAAGTATTGATAAACTCCTGAACATCACTCGAAATAGATATGATTAACTCAAGTTgaaagaaaatcgagcgaacgcgacgactgacggacctagaatgacctaaatctcccgcgcaaagcctatatattcctagcacatcccataacaacccgcgaacctctcaaccgtgccgtcagaataataatttctgactaatttattcaaacgtcagaaattactctCTCTGGAAGATATCTATTGTTTTGCATACATGCGTGCATAATTTCAAAAACGCGCGCGGGGTTTTGTTTTTATGGCGCGTGCGGTTTGTTTCCTTTGTATATTCAATTTGTAATTCTAAAAATGGTGTGTTATGCGTTTAACGGCTATTCACCCTGAGGAAGACCGGTGTATccggtcgaaatataggtgaAGGATACAAAACGTATTGTTTTACTCTTCATTTGCGTTGCTTTCTTAAATTATCTACTATGGAGAGGTTATCCGACGTTGGATGTGTGtgatatataatatataatatataataaactcTTCACAAGCATCTGTCGCAACGAAAAATCCTCATAAAAAATACAACTCATCACAAATGAAGACAAACGATAAACCTGTTTTATACACCTATATTTCGATTCCTTATAGGAATCTTCATCAGGGTAAATTACAGTTGCCCTGCACACGTAATACTATTTTTTACAAGCTTCAAATAAAACAACCACGCGCGCACGCGTGCTTCAATTAACCGTTAACTCTTCTATACGCCCGCGCTAACAGCAGTTCAAccagggcggaaagagaccgggcggtgaaacgagcgggtccgagcaaaaaggtgtgatgcAGTAGACTGAGGTCTActaaaaaagccttttcaaaatggcgggaagtgttgagatcggcgactcactcaaagaattggaagaattgtttttacaggacatcacagacgacatttttatttgaacgagaaaaaaaaaattcttcaggtGTTCCAGACTCATAGCTGatgttaatgtaacaaacatttCCCCTCTGTTCTTGATTGGTTCTCTCCTATAACCTATGGTATTTAGGTAAAtccaagtgttttgattggtaTTAAAATCCAAGTGTTTGCTTTCTTGTTCACGTTGCCATACaagccatttccatggaaaaggTTATAAGTCATggttatttttttacattttgtttatattctggTGAGTATTTTCACGAATCATGCTGTGTGTTGAAGGACCCAAAAGGCTAATCAAAATACAAATAGGTAACAACTTGGAAATATTaagctcttactaaccgagctggagggccatactggggaatattgattgaacattgtggaactaaagatggagcgcagcgaggtccatacaaaaatgaccaaggtgCAATATTCCTCAGTATGGCTTTGGCAAGCTTAGttagaaagtagtttatcatatggtactcgggccatggttgtttcttgaatttgtggcttttcaaaaacaaaaattacacagcttATGACCGCTTCCAAATAAATGGTCAGCATAGCAAAATCctaaccaagaaagaaccaaatTATCACAATGCTTGCATTTATCTCAAAACTACATTACCGCAGGAGGAAAAGCTGGCAGGGCAAGCAACCCCCCACCCTTAGCTCAAGGTCTAGATCCGCCActgattaccacaatattttcTGTAGTTGAATGATAATTCAGCTAATTATGTGCCTTACTATGAGTACAATAGTTGTGAAAAGGTTAATCATGTCTTTAGAAATCAGTCATGTTCAGAGATATTATTGGCACAGGATTTGGGGAAagtgtttttattgtcattattgagaGCTTACTGAACACAGGCTGACCAGGGTGCACCTCAGGCTAAATGACATACCATCGTAGCTTACTAGTTAGTATGAAGAGTTGTAGAGTGTCAAGAGAATTTGGTAAGCCCatttatggttag from the Montipora foliosa isolate CH-2021 unplaced genomic scaffold, ASM3666993v2 scaffold_199, whole genome shotgun sequence genome contains:
- the LOC137986415 gene encoding uncharacterized protein, producing MFDNFSNISQCDFAEVCPEVSLCESENFEFEDVVPFNVSADRPQVSVKGKLFKSIGHWQLLGAPDFILSIIRCGYKIPFTSTPPPRFCKNNGSAVNESEFVGDAILELLRDNRIEEVFSSPDIVNPLSVSVQSSGKLILDLRRINLHIYKKKFRCEDLHTIKNVFSKDFFVFSFDLKSGYHHVDIFSDHRKYLAFSWDFGKGHTRYFQFTVLPFGLSSAPFIFTKLLKPLITHWRSQGIPIAIFFDDGVGAGSSLEATKINSSLVRSDLSRCGFEINHEKSNWEPTNKFSWIGYNIDTHTGFIFASDARIEKLCSDLNDVCSNLEQSAFVHVKTVASIVGQIISMTSSCGNVTLIMTRYLHFVINSRHSWNSFVFVQDQGKQELHFWRDNLKTLNGVLFWPPPFVPSKVLGTCCN